A stretch of the Oncorhynchus mykiss isolate Arlee chromosome 23, USDA_OmykA_1.1, whole genome shotgun sequence genome encodes the following:
- the LOC110503115 gene encoding galanin receptor 2a-like: MYRGLLSCSFKYLAIRYPLRSREMRTHRNALTSICVVWGLSLVFSGPYLSYYRQMDLHGTVVCIPAWQFQDRRLMDVCTFFFGYLIPVLILSLTYARTIRYLWTTVDPMKDMSESRRAKRKVTKMIIIVAVLFCLCWLPHHLVILCMWFGHFPLNHTTYILRILSHLVAYANSCLNPIVYALVSKHFRKGFRKVFDCVLGKRVVNRVHVFQAAHVVSTVEVGSSETSNQTLGSQRGDSVGLTTSGALGKKNLEAPLMAVERFSF; encoded by the exons ATGTACAGAGGCCTCCTCAGCTGCTCCTTCAA GTATCTGGCCATCCGCTACCCTCTCCGTTCCAGGGAGATGAGGACCCATCGTAACGCCCTGACGTCCATCTGTGTGGTGTGGGGTTTGTCCCTGGTCTTCTCTGGCCCGTACCTGAGCTACTACCGACAGATGGACCTGCACGGCACCGTGGTTTGCATCCCCGCCTGGCAGTTCCAGGACAGGCGCCTTATGGACGTCTGCACCTTCTTCTTCGGCTACCTCATCCCTGTCCTCATCCTCAGCCTGACCTACGCCAGAACCATCCGCTACCTGTGGACCACAGTGGACCCCATGAAGGACATGTCTGAGTCCAGGAGAGCAAAGAGGAAAGTCACCAAGATGATTATTATCGTAGCGGTGCTCTTCTGCCTCTGCTGGCTTCCCCATCACCTGGTTATACTGTGTATGTGGTTTGGTCACTTTCCGCTAAACCACACCACCTATATACTCCGTATTCTCTCTCACCTGGTGGCCTATGCTAACTCCTGCCTCAACCCTATAGTGTATGCCCTGGTGTCCAAACACTTCCGGAAGGGATTCCGGAAGGTGTTTGACTGTGTGTTGGGTAAGAGGGTGGTGAACCGGGTGCATGTGTTTCAGGCTGCGCATGTGGTCAGCACGGTGGAGGTGGGGTCCAGTGAGACGTCCAATCAGACCCTGGGGTCACAGCGTGGAGATAGTGTCGGACTGACCACATCTGGGGCCCTGGGCAAGAAGAATTTGGAGGCCCCGCTCATGGCAGTGGAGAGATTTTCTTTTTAA